In Mytilus edulis chromosome 4, xbMytEdul2.2, whole genome shotgun sequence, the following proteins share a genomic window:
- the LOC139519289 gene encoding tripartite motif-containing protein 2-like, producing METNFKICASCLQDGENVSSSEWCWNCMEGLCTECAKYHRKQKPSRQHKIVVLNNITNFDLLLSYIKTSCPIHNNQPLLSFCSTHRDLCCELCVKTSHGDCQQVITLTEAAATTTKDNVAEKFKSLEKLLEIKTETIRKSLVSQGEEVIQKVQQMRTEIDKYFDRLEEEVKKNLIVQHESYLKLVHQENSSVEECFHEIKIMKELMCVLSDDIPSEISFQLRNEMIKILQNHNNKFSSSTKQAYQFLFKPVDVMSLLETNVKSLGEVCITKISDACHVSDNQIPCQKINEIIYDRKSSEKLKETSVTADQNSQNDRKKSTEMKAERIQEKASLTHKLQLSKLGSNVTSTECCYLPDGKLVLIDTTGKFIMSCNDTGTQSRKVSLTQEPLDISVYDKTRLIVALGNDGIQSLNIVSLRPLGKVINLGGKCTAVTHDHEKVIVAVDDKLKLITIDGKLIRHIDHPGLVWSLSAVFNGKIYYSDFSDDDDVLHCITLDGTNIFSYKHPQLIGPTGVAVDTHGNVYVAGLSSNNVHQLSRDGTLLSIILTKKDGIKYPRGMAYNREKRELLLINQDRKIIQFYAIH from the coding sequence ATGGAAACCAATTTCAAAATATGCGCATCTTGTCTTCAGGATGGTGAGAACGTATCATCATCAGAATGGTGTTGGAACTGTATGGAAGGTCTATGTACAGAATGTGCGAAATACCATAGAAAACAAAAACCTTCAAGACAACACAAAATTGTCGTTTTAAACaatattacaaattttgatttgcTACTGAGTTATATCAAAACTAGTTGTCCTATACACAACAACCAACCACTGTTGTCATTCTGTTCAACACATCGCGATCTTTGTTGTGAATTGTGTGTAAAAACGTCTCATGGGGACTGCCAACAAGTGATAACATTGACCGAGGCCGCCGCTACCACAACTAAAGATAATGTTGCGGAGAAATTCAAGTCTTTGGAGAAGCTGTTGGAAATCAAAACAGAAACCATACGAAAAAGTCTCGTAAGTCAAGGTGAAGAAGTGATACAGAAGGTTCAGCAGATGCGAACagaaattgacaaatattttgatagGTTAGAAGAAGAGGTGAAGAAAAATTTGATAGTTCAGCATGAATCATATTTAAAGTTAGTTCACCAAGAAAATAGTAGTGTTGAAGAatgttttcatgaaattaaaattatgaaagaaCTTATGTGTGTACTATCTGATGACATACCGAGTGAGATTTCGTTTCAGCTTCGAAATGAAATGATAAAGATACTACAAAACCATAATAACAAGTTTTCGAGTTCAACCAAACAAGCCTATCAATTCTTGTTTAAACCAGTCGATGTAATGTCTTTATTAGAAACAAATGTGAAGTCTTTAGGAGAAGTATGCATCACCAAGATAAGTGATGCATGTCATGTTTCAGATAACCAAATTCCGTGCCAGAAGATAAATGAAATAATCTATGACAGAAAAAGCagtgaaaaattaaaagaaacttcGGTAACAGCAGACCAGAATTCCCAGAACGACAGAAAGAAAAGCACTGAGATGAAAGCCGAAAGAATACAAGAAAAAGCTTCGCTAACTCACAAACTCCAACTATCTAAGCTAGGTTCTAATGTAACGTCTACAGAATGTTGTTACTTACCAGATGGAAAACTTGTGTTAATTGATACTACCGGTAAATTTATTATGTCATGTAACGATACAGGCACACAGTCGAGAAAGGTGTCGTTAACACAAGAACCTCTTGACATTTCGGTTTACGACAAAACACGACTTATAGTGGCCCTTGGAAATGATGGAATACAATCGTTAAACATCGTATCACTACGTCCACTTGGGAAAGTTATCAACCTTGGAGGTAAATGCACTGCTGTTACTCATGACCATGAAAAGGTTATTGTTGCAGTTGATGATAAACTGAAATTAATCACAATAGACGGCAAACTTATCCGTCATATAGATCACCCTGGTTTGGTTTGGTCTCTTTCTGCAGTCTTTAATGGCAAAATATACTACTCCGACTTTTCTGATGATGACGATGTCCTTCATTGTATTACCCTGGACGGTACAAACATATTTTCTTACAAACACCCACAACTTATTGGCCCAACAGGAGTTGCAGTGGATACGCACGGAAATGTGTACGTAGCAGGACTAAGTTCCAATAATGTTCACCAACTAAGTCGAGACGGAACACTATTATCGATTATTCTAACGAAGAAGGACGGTATAAAATATCCAAGAGGGATGGCTTATAATCGCGAAAAGAGGGAGCTTCTACTGATAAATCAAGACAGGAAAATAATTCAGTTTTACGCTATTCATTGA